The sequence ATCTGCGATAGTCTTAAATAAATCTTATTGAACTAAAATCCTATTCGACTTAGCCCTTTTGCGGCTGAGTCATATTGAGGATTTATTGAGAGTGCTAGTCTATAATTAGATTCAGCACTTTTTGTATTACCTAATAGTTCGTAACTGTAACCCAGATTATAGT is a genomic window of Flavobacteriales bacterium containing:
- a CDS encoding pilus assembly protein PilF is translated as YNLGYSYELLGNTKSAESNYRLALSINPQYDSAAKGLSRIGF